The following are encoded together in the Planctomycetota bacterium genome:
- a CDS encoding aldehyde dehydrogenase family protein, translated as MTLSSEWILRNPSDFIDGQWRAIPGDSIQSRNPADPDATAWSGAAKPEHVDAAVSAARSAFPSWRRKPLAERAQQLRAFSTAVKANAEALARTITLEMGKTLAESRAEVKLLSDKIDITLQPATISRVADFEVDAGGGRRGFCRFQPFGAVAILGPFNFPAHLPNGHWVPSLLMGNTIIFKPSEKTPATGQWIAALAKEAGFPNGVFNVLQGGVETAKQLTRHEGVDGIMLTGSWPAGRSVLEANLDRPGRIVALEMGGSNPAIIWEDADLRTAVIECVRSGYATTGQRCTCTRRMIVHRSCADRFVTAFTKVASTMVIAPGDAPEPNFMGPLVDQRAAEAFLSRQSDLRARGGRVLLEGVRMERKGFFVTPSLIEVPRFERATDAETFAPLVQVSVVDEFEDAIAQANATEFGLAAAIFTKKESLWREGLQGIKAGCVNWNSGTAGASSKLPFGGTGRSGNLRPAGLFAVDSAAYPVASLEGGADVAVPSGLHCDVT; from the coding sequence ATGACCCTCTCGAGCGAATGGATCCTGCGCAACCCGTCGGATTTCATCGACGGCCAGTGGCGGGCGATTCCGGGCGACTCGATTCAAAGCCGAAATCCCGCCGATCCCGATGCGACGGCCTGGTCGGGCGCGGCGAAACCGGAGCACGTTGACGCCGCGGTCAGCGCGGCGCGTTCGGCCTTTCCAAGCTGGAGACGGAAGCCGCTTGCGGAGCGGGCCCAGCAACTGCGGGCCTTCTCGACCGCGGTGAAAGCCAACGCCGAGGCGCTGGCGCGGACCATCACGCTGGAGATGGGCAAGACCCTTGCCGAGAGCCGCGCCGAGGTCAAGCTGCTTTCGGACAAGATCGACATCACGCTGCAGCCCGCGACGATCTCGCGGGTCGCCGACTTCGAGGTCGACGCAGGCGGCGGCCGCAGAGGGTTCTGCCGCTTTCAGCCTTTCGGCGCGGTCGCCATCCTTGGCCCATTCAATTTTCCTGCGCACCTTCCCAATGGCCACTGGGTTCCCTCGCTGCTGATGGGCAACACCATCATCTTCAAGCCGAGCGAGAAGACTCCGGCGACCGGGCAGTGGATCGCCGCGCTCGCCAAGGAGGCGGGCTTTCCCAACGGCGTCTTCAATGTCCTCCAGGGCGGCGTGGAGACCGCGAAGCAACTGACGCGGCACGAAGGAGTCGACGGCATCATGTTGACCGGATCCTGGCCCGCCGGCCGCAGCGTGCTCGAGGCGAACCTGGACCGGCCGGGGCGGATCGTGGCCCTTGAGATGGGCGGCAGCAATCCCGCCATCATCTGGGAGGACGCCGACCTGCGCACCGCGGTGATCGAGTGCGTGCGCAGCGGATACGCCACGACCGGCCAGCGCTGCACGTGCACTCGTCGCATGATCGTGCACCGCTCCTGCGCCGACCGCTTCGTGACCGCCTTCACCAAGGTCGCCAGCACGATGGTCATCGCGCCGGGCGACGCGCCGGAGCCCAATTTCATGGGGCCTCTGGTGGATCAGCGCGCGGCGGAGGCTTTCCTAAGCCGGCAATCGGACCTCCGCGCCCGCGGCGGGCGCGTCCTGCTGGAAGGCGTCCGCATGGAGCGCAAGGGATTCTTCGTCACGCCAAGCCTGATCGAGGTTCCGCGCTTCGAGCGCGCCACGGACGCGGAGACCTTCGCGCCGCTGGTGCAGGTGAGCGTGGTCGATGAATTCGAGGACGCCATTGCCCAGGCCAACGCGACGGAGTTCGGGCTGGCGGCGGCGATCTTCACCAAAAAGGAATCCCTCTGGCGCGAAGGTCTGCAGGGGATCAAGGCGGGCTGCGTGAACTGGAACTCGGGCACGGCCGGGGCCAGCAGCAAGCTGCCCTTCGGCGGCACGGGCCGCAGCGGCAACCTTCGTCCCGCGGGCCTCTTCGCCGTGGACAGCGCGGCCTATCCGGTGGCCTCGCTGGAGGGCGGCGCCGATGTCGCCGTGCCCAGCGGCCTGCACTGCGATGTGACGTAG
- a CDS encoding oligosaccharide flippase family protein gives MKSKSTNIFLVGLSSIYSRGSGLLTQIVVAWYLAPHDYGLYAIALGIMTFTTIMRGGGTGTMFQTMTPSEFGTIGGGLFNITLTCGVLGTVLTLSSVLPAQYLYPPDSTGGLGWILFACALQFLTFNISTYPRAIMASKLFFKQIALMDTVAATLKFLTAFYCASHGYGGMSFVVALIVNNLVVILWSLLQCGVQRSYFVAAPNWLPDTIAAIRIPFCIAIITSLGSQLDLFIASFFIPVASLGIYFFANQMAIQPIQLLSSTLQSVLAPYAARIRGDADSENENVRQTFMTGIVFVPIFVMSVAAVYPSMVHLMFKERWDASIQPVVFASVLLIYPTVQTLLEAPIMGTRRWRLTLKLFFGRALGKCVGALVAVGCIYAFTIPVEHVATTLVIGVGVASTAMALFQIQQVSREVHLPSTTFRYEIYSTPLYAILAAVATSGLAKSVVELLEISSTSIRVEAFIEFAFCLLTYTAVSFVLLRFGYIDALHHLLLLFPRNVRTLLYRILVLEEKR, from the coding sequence ATGAAGAGCAAGTCAACCAACATATTCCTCGTCGGACTTTCCAGCATCTATAGCCGGGGCAGCGGATTGCTCACGCAAATCGTGGTGGCTTGGTACCTGGCGCCCCACGACTACGGCCTCTACGCGATCGCATTGGGCATCATGACCTTCACCACCATCATGCGCGGTGGCGGCACCGGCACGATGTTCCAGACCATGACGCCGAGCGAATTCGGCACCATCGGCGGCGGGCTCTTCAACATCACGCTCACCTGCGGCGTCCTGGGGACGGTCCTGACGCTCTCCTCCGTGCTCCCGGCGCAGTACCTCTACCCCCCGGACTCAACAGGGGGGCTGGGGTGGATCCTCTTCGCCTGCGCCCTTCAATTCCTCACGTTCAACATCTCCACCTATCCCCGCGCCATCATGGCCTCGAAGCTGTTCTTCAAGCAGATCGCGCTTATGGACACGGTGGCGGCGACCCTCAAGTTTCTTACCGCCTTCTACTGCGCCTCCCACGGCTACGGTGGCATGAGCTTCGTGGTGGCCCTGATCGTCAACAACCTCGTCGTCATCCTGTGGAGCCTGCTGCAATGCGGCGTCCAAAGGAGCTACTTCGTCGCCGCACCGAACTGGCTTCCGGACACCATCGCCGCCATTCGGATCCCCTTCTGCATCGCGATCATCACCTCGCTGGGCAGCCAGCTCGACCTGTTCATCGCCAGCTTTTTCATTCCGGTCGCCTCGCTGGGCATCTACTTCTTCGCCAACCAGATGGCGATCCAGCCGATCCAGCTCCTTTCGTCGACGCTGCAGAGCGTGCTCGCCCCCTACGCGGCGCGGATCCGCGGCGACGCCGATTCCGAGAACGAGAACGTCCGGCAGACCTTCATGACCGGAATCGTCTTCGTGCCCATCTTCGTGATGTCGGTCGCCGCGGTCTATCCCAGCATGGTGCACCTGATGTTCAAGGAGCGCTGGGATGCCAGCATCCAGCCGGTGGTCTTCGCCAGCGTCCTGCTGATCTATCCCACGGTCCAGACGCTTCTGGAGGCGCCGATCATGGGCACGCGGCGCTGGCGGTTGACGCTCAAGCTCTTCTTCGGGCGCGCCCTGGGCAAGTGCGTCGGCGCCCTGGTCGCCGTCGGTTGCATTTACGCCTTCACCATCCCTGTGGAGCATGTCGCCACCACCCTGGTCATCGGCGTGGGCGTGGCCAGCACGGCGATGGCCCTCTTCCAGATCCAGCAGGTTTCCCGCGAGGTGCACCTCCCGTCGACCACGTTCCGCTACGAGATCTACTCGACGCCGCTCTACGCCATCCTGGCGGCGGTGGCGACTTCGGGCCTGGCCAAAAGCGTTGTGGAGCTCCTTGAGATTTCGAGCACCTCGATTCGAGTCGAGGCGTTCATCGAGTTCGCCTTCTGCCTGTTGACCTACACCGCGGTGAGCTTCGTCCTGCTGCGCTTCGGCTACATCGATGCCCTCCATCACCTCCTGCTGCTCTTTCCACGAAACGTCCGCACGCTGCTTTACCGAATCCTGGTGCTCGAGGAGAAGAGGTAA